Proteins encoded by one window of Mesorhizobium sp. INR15:
- the chpT gene encoding histidine phosphotransferase ChpT, with protein MAELFALSAPDLAALLCSRVCHDIISPVGAINNGLELLDEGGADEDAMKLIRQSAKNASARLQFARIAFGAAGSAGMLIDTGDAEAVAIGFLKNEKPELIWNGIRALLPKNKVKLLLNLLLVANAAIPRGGKLVVTLENLETEPRFALAASGPMLRVPPKFLELHSGHKPEEPIDAHSVQPYYTLLLAREANMTISIHATAEEIVLSAA; from the coding sequence ATGGCCGAACTGTTCGCCCTTTCCGCCCCCGATCTTGCCGCGCTTTTGTGCAGCCGGGTCTGTCACGACATCATTTCGCCGGTCGGCGCCATAAACAACGGGCTCGAACTGCTCGATGAAGGCGGCGCCGACGAAGACGCCATGAAGCTGATTCGCCAGAGCGCCAAAAATGCCTCGGCCCGCCTGCAGTTCGCCCGCATCGCGTTTGGTGCCGCCGGCTCGGCTGGCATGCTGATCGACACCGGAGATGCCGAGGCCGTCGCCATCGGGTTTCTGAAGAACGAGAAGCCGGAGCTGATCTGGAACGGCATCCGCGCCCTGTTGCCCAAGAACAAGGTCAAGCTCTTGCTCAACCTGCTTCTGGTCGCCAATGCCGCCATTCCGCGCGGCGGCAAGCTGGTCGTCACGCTGGAAAACCTCGAGACCGAGCCGCGCTTTGCTCTGGCGGCGAGCGGCCCGATGCTGCGCGTGCCGCCGAAATTCCTCGAACTCCATTCCGGCCACAAGCCGGAAGAGCCGATCGATGCGCATTCCGTGCAGCCCTACTACACGCTGCTGCTGGCACGCGAGGCCAATATGACGATTTCGATCCACGCCACGGCGGAAGAGATCGTCCTGTCGGCGGCATGA
- a CDS encoding DUF1134 domain-containing protein produces MTIALMGVLVFSTSALRAQEYTAQEIVDSGHKFFGATSGGLATVVEKIFASYGLPNGYLLGEEGSGAVIGGLTYGEGKLYTKNAGDHKVFWQGPSLGWDFGGEGSRVMMLVYNLDDVSNLYNRYGGVAGSAYVVAGVGFNVLKNNNVLLVPIRTGVGARLGINLGYLKLTERATWNPF; encoded by the coding sequence ATGACGATTGCGCTCATGGGCGTTCTGGTCTTTTCAACCTCGGCCTTGCGGGCTCAGGAATATACCGCTCAGGAGATTGTTGATTCCGGTCACAAATTCTTCGGCGCGACATCGGGTGGGCTCGCCACCGTGGTCGAGAAGATTTTCGCCTCCTATGGCCTGCCCAACGGCTATCTCCTGGGTGAAGAGGGCTCGGGAGCGGTGATCGGCGGCCTGACTTACGGTGAGGGCAAGCTCTACACCAAGAATGCCGGCGACCATAAAGTGTTCTGGCAAGGTCCTTCGCTTGGATGGGATTTCGGCGGCGAAGGCTCGCGGGTGATGATGCTGGTCTACAACCTCGACGATGTCAGCAATCTCTACAACCGTTATGGCGGCGTCGCCGGCTCAGCCTATGTGGTGGCGGGCGTCGGTTTCAACGTGCTGAAGAACAACAATGTGCTGCTGGTGCCGATCCGCACCGGCGTCGGCGCCCGGCTTGGCATCAATCTCGGCTACCTCAAGCTGACCGAGCGCGCCACCTGGAATCCATTCTGA